One Ricinus communis isolate WT05 ecotype wild-type chromosome 1, ASM1957865v1, whole genome shotgun sequence DNA window includes the following coding sequences:
- the LOC8270765 gene encoding protein LATE ELONGATED HYPOCOTYL isoform X2, whose product MVKFPVLAQKLEKEAIAKGVPIGQALDIDIPPPRPKRKPSNPYPRKTGAGPTPSQVAAKDGKLPSLVSFPRCTQVLDLEKEPLPERLNGHEKQTDATENQGDNCSEVFTLLQEAHCSSVSSANKNSVVTAEALKNSCSFREFVPSLKKVVNQDATNESYVTIELEGNQKLDKPDAKQTVQDNGSSKASKSESCLFHEKFDQAKKSDEFNSALPTDEMETMQGYPRHVPVHVLEGSLGTCMQTPTSDVSFQEPIFCPTGEVHGHPNLYSHPAASATTEHQNTAPRSSTHQSFPSFPPFNSTQHNQDDYRSFLHISSTFSSLIVSTLLQNPAAHSAASFAATFWPYANLESSADSPICPQGGFPSRQMNSAPSMAAIAAATVAAATAWWAAHGLLPLCAPLHAAFTCPPASGTAVASTGAGQVPAAKTERKLTVENPLLQNQQFDVEHSKVLQAQNSASKSLEMSLSDSEESGGPKKNTGSKATDHEMATPAPEVQDPSKAKARKPADRSSCGSNTSSSSEVETDALEKLEKGNEELKETDTNPEPTESSCRRSRSNSSISDSWKEVSEEGRLAFQALFSREVLPQSFSPPHVLKNEARQKDEIEEDKQNTVEKNENALLLSLNGNISGFCTSHQEAEKIEMPRCENNGEDGLLTFGLGHGKLKARRTGFKPYKRCSVEAKENRMLTAGSQGEEKGPKRIRVEGKAST is encoded by the exons TTGGAGAAGGAGGCTATTGCGAAAGGTGTTCCAATAGGACAAGCTCTTGATATAGACATTCCACCTCCACGTCCTAAGAGAAAACCAAGCAATCCTTATCCTCGAAAGACAGGTGCTGGTCCTACTCCATCTCAGGTGGCAGCAAAGGATGGAAAGCTTCCAAGTTTAGTTTCTTTTCCACGTTGTACACAAGTGCTGGATTTGGAGAAAGAACCACTTCCTGAG AGACTGAATGGACATGAGAAGCAAACAGATGCAACAGAAAACCAGGGTGACAATTGCTCTGAAGTCTTTACCCTTCTCCAAGAAGCTCATTGTTCCTCTGTTTCTTCAGCAAATAAGAATTCTGTAGTAACGGCAGAGGCACTAAAAAACTCATGCTCATTCAGGGAGTTTGTACCTTCGCTGAAGAAGGTGGTAAATCAGGATGCCACTAATGAATCATATGTCACCATCGAACTTGAAGGAAATCAAAAGCTAGATAAGCCTGATGCCAAACAGACAGTTCAGGATAATGGTAGTAGTAAAGCTTCAAAGTCGGAATCCTGCCTGTTTCATGAGAAATTTGATCAGGCTAAGAAATCAGATGAGTTTAACAGTGCATTGCCAACTGATGAAATGGAAACCATGCAGGGTTATCCAAGGCATGTCCCCGTGCATGTTTTGGAAGGGAGCTTGGGAACATGTATGCAAACTCCTACCTCAGATGTGTCTTTCCAGGAGCCTATATTTTGCCCTACGGGAGAAGTTCATGGGCATCCCAATCTGTACTCTCATCCAGCTGCATCTGCTACTACTGAACATCAAAATACTGCACCTAGATCTTCTACACATCAATCATTTCCAAGTTTTCCTCCCTTTAATTCAACTCAACATAATCAAGATGACTATAGATCATTTCTCCACATCTCCTCCACATTTTCGAGTCTCATTGTATCTACACTGCTCCAAAATCCTGCAGCCCATTCTGCAGCAAGCTTTGCAGCTACATTTTGGCCGTATGCTAATCTGGAAAGTTCTGCAGATTCTCCAATATGTCCCCAAGGAGGATTTCCATCAAGGCAAATGAACTCTGCCCCCAGTATGGCGGCTATTGCTGCTGCTACTGTGGCTGCAGCAACTGCATGGTGGGCAGCACACGGACTACTTCCCTTGTGTGCTCCTCTTCATGCTGCCTTTACCTGCCCTCCTGCTTCTGGAACTGCTGTTGCATCAACAGGCGCGGGTCAAGTTCCTGCAGCCAAGACAGAAAGAAAACTAACTGTTGAAAATCCTCTATTACAAAATCAACAATTTGATGTAGAACATTCCAAAGTTTTGCAAGCTCAGAATTCAGCCTCCAAATCACTGGAGATGTCATTGTCTGACTCTGAAGAGAGTGGAGGTCCGAAGAAAAATACAGGATCAAAAGCTACTGATCATGAGATGGCTACACCAGCACCTGAGGTCCAGGACCCGAGCAAAGCAAAAGCCAGAAAACCGGCTGACCGTTCTTCATGTGGTTCAAATACATCTTCTAGCAGTGAAGTGGAGACAGATGCACTAGAGAAGCTTGAGAAAGGCAATGAAGAGTTAAAAGAAACTGATACAAACCCTGAACCTACTGAGTCTAGTTGTCGACGCAGTAGAAGTAACAGCAGCATAAGTGATTCATGGAAGGAGGTCTCTGAAGAG GGGCGGCTGGCTTTTCAAGCTCTCTTCTCCAGAGAGGTATTGCCGCAAAGCTTCTCTCCTCCACATGTTTTAAAGAATGAGGCACGCCAGAAGGATGAAATCGAAGAAGATAAGCAGAACACAGttgagaaaaatgaaaatgcattATTATTGAGCCTTAACGGCAACATATCGGGATTCTGTACTAGCCATCAAGAAGCAGAGAAAATTGAGATGCCTAGATGTGAAAACAACGGGGAGGACGGGCTGCTGACATTTGGACTCGGACATGGAAAACTGAAGGCTCGTCGAACAGGATTCAAACCATACAAAAGATGTTCAGTGGAGGCTAAGGAAAATAGGATGCTGACCGCCGGCAGCCAAGGTGAGGAGAAAGGCCCAAAGAGGATACGTGTGGAAGGGAAAGCTTCAACTTGA
- the LOC8270765 gene encoding protein LATE ELONGATED HYPOCOTYL isoform X1, with the protein MDTYSSGGEDLVIKTRKPYTITKQRERWTEEEHNRFLEALKLYGRAWQRIEEHIGTKTAVQIRSHAQKFFSKLEKEAIAKGVPIGQALDIDIPPPRPKRKPSNPYPRKTGAGPTPSQVAAKDGKLPSLVSFPRCTQVLDLEKEPLPERLNGHEKQTDATENQGDNCSEVFTLLQEAHCSSVSSANKNSVVTAEALKNSCSFREFVPSLKKVVNQDATNESYVTIELEGNQKLDKPDAKQTVQDNGSSKASKSESCLFHEKFDQAKKSDEFNSALPTDEMETMQGYPRHVPVHVLEGSLGTCMQTPTSDVSFQEPIFCPTGEVHGHPNLYSHPAASATTEHQNTAPRSSTHQSFPSFPPFNSTQHNQDDYRSFLHISSTFSSLIVSTLLQNPAAHSAASFAATFWPYANLESSADSPICPQGGFPSRQMNSAPSMAAIAAATVAAATAWWAAHGLLPLCAPLHAAFTCPPASGTAVASTGAGQVPAAKTERKLTVENPLLQNQQFDVEHSKVLQAQNSASKSLEMSLSDSEESGGPKKNTGSKATDHEMATPAPEVQDPSKAKARKPADRSSCGSNTSSSSEVETDALEKLEKGNEELKETDTNPEPTESSCRRSRSNSSISDSWKEVSEEGRLAFQALFSREVLPQSFSPPHVLKNEARQKDEIEEDKQNTVEKNENALLLSLNGNISGFCTSHQEAEKIEMPRCENNGEDGLLTFGLGHGKLKARRTGFKPYKRCSVEAKENRMLTAGSQGEEKGPKRIRVEGKAST; encoded by the exons TTGGAGAAGGAGGCTATTGCGAAAGGTGTTCCAATAGGACAAGCTCTTGATATAGACATTCCACCTCCACGTCCTAAGAGAAAACCAAGCAATCCTTATCCTCGAAAGACAGGTGCTGGTCCTACTCCATCTCAGGTGGCAGCAAAGGATGGAAAGCTTCCAAGTTTAGTTTCTTTTCCACGTTGTACACAAGTGCTGGATTTGGAGAAAGAACCACTTCCTGAG AGACTGAATGGACATGAGAAGCAAACAGATGCAACAGAAAACCAGGGTGACAATTGCTCTGAAGTCTTTACCCTTCTCCAAGAAGCTCATTGTTCCTCTGTTTCTTCAGCAAATAAGAATTCTGTAGTAACGGCAGAGGCACTAAAAAACTCATGCTCATTCAGGGAGTTTGTACCTTCGCTGAAGAAGGTGGTAAATCAGGATGCCACTAATGAATCATATGTCACCATCGAACTTGAAGGAAATCAAAAGCTAGATAAGCCTGATGCCAAACAGACAGTTCAGGATAATGGTAGTAGTAAAGCTTCAAAGTCGGAATCCTGCCTGTTTCATGAGAAATTTGATCAGGCTAAGAAATCAGATGAGTTTAACAGTGCATTGCCAACTGATGAAATGGAAACCATGCAGGGTTATCCAAGGCATGTCCCCGTGCATGTTTTGGAAGGGAGCTTGGGAACATGTATGCAAACTCCTACCTCAGATGTGTCTTTCCAGGAGCCTATATTTTGCCCTACGGGAGAAGTTCATGGGCATCCCAATCTGTACTCTCATCCAGCTGCATCTGCTACTACTGAACATCAAAATACTGCACCTAGATCTTCTACACATCAATCATTTCCAAGTTTTCCTCCCTTTAATTCAACTCAACATAATCAAGATGACTATAGATCATTTCTCCACATCTCCTCCACATTTTCGAGTCTCATTGTATCTACACTGCTCCAAAATCCTGCAGCCCATTCTGCAGCAAGCTTTGCAGCTACATTTTGGCCGTATGCTAATCTGGAAAGTTCTGCAGATTCTCCAATATGTCCCCAAGGAGGATTTCCATCAAGGCAAATGAACTCTGCCCCCAGTATGGCGGCTATTGCTGCTGCTACTGTGGCTGCAGCAACTGCATGGTGGGCAGCACACGGACTACTTCCCTTGTGTGCTCCTCTTCATGCTGCCTTTACCTGCCCTCCTGCTTCTGGAACTGCTGTTGCATCAACAGGCGCGGGTCAAGTTCCTGCAGCCAAGACAGAAAGAAAACTAACTGTTGAAAATCCTCTATTACAAAATCAACAATTTGATGTAGAACATTCCAAAGTTTTGCAAGCTCAGAATTCAGCCTCCAAATCACTGGAGATGTCATTGTCTGACTCTGAAGAGAGTGGAGGTCCGAAGAAAAATACAGGATCAAAAGCTACTGATCATGAGATGGCTACACCAGCACCTGAGGTCCAGGACCCGAGCAAAGCAAAAGCCAGAAAACCGGCTGACCGTTCTTCATGTGGTTCAAATACATCTTCTAGCAGTGAAGTGGAGACAGATGCACTAGAGAAGCTTGAGAAAGGCAATGAAGAGTTAAAAGAAACTGATACAAACCCTGAACCTACTGAGTCTAGTTGTCGACGCAGTAGAAGTAACAGCAGCATAAGTGATTCATGGAAGGAGGTCTCTGAAGAG GGGCGGCTGGCTTTTCAAGCTCTCTTCTCCAGAGAGGTATTGCCGCAAAGCTTCTCTCCTCCACATGTTTTAAAGAATGAGGCACGCCAGAAGGATGAAATCGAAGAAGATAAGCAGAACACAGttgagaaaaatgaaaatgcattATTATTGAGCCTTAACGGCAACATATCGGGATTCTGTACTAGCCATCAAGAAGCAGAGAAAATTGAGATGCCTAGATGTGAAAACAACGGGGAGGACGGGCTGCTGACATTTGGACTCGGACATGGAAAACTGAAGGCTCGTCGAACAGGATTCAAACCATACAAAAGATGTTCAGTGGAGGCTAAGGAAAATAGGATGCTGACCGCCGGCAGCCAAGGTGAGGAGAAAGGCCCAAAGAGGATACGTGTGGAAGGGAAAGCTTCAACTTGA